A window of the Desulforapulum autotrophicum HRM2 genome harbors these coding sequences:
- a CDS encoding FKBP-type peptidyl-prolyl cis-trans isomerase, translated as MTEAIKSGDTIKVHYTGKLETGEVFDSSDGRDPLKFTIGSGQLIKGFDQAVIDMTVGEKKTVTIPPEKGYGERSEDHVIELPKATIPEGMELAEGMQLHLSDPNGNPVPAVVAHIGEDAVKMDINHPLAGKTIVFDIEVVETGLEPDAPHQCGCGTHGDKGGCGSTGGCGCETGGGCDC; from the coding sequence ATGACTGAAGCAATCAAGTCGGGCGATACAATAAAAGTTCACTATACAGGCAAACTTGAAACAGGTGAGGTGTTTGACAGCTCCGATGGCCGGGATCCCCTTAAATTCACCATTGGATCAGGTCAACTCATCAAAGGCTTTGACCAGGCAGTCATAGACATGACCGTTGGAGAAAAAAAGACCGTCACCATTCCCCCGGAAAAAGGGTATGGCGAACGCAGTGAGGACCATGTTATTGAACTTCCCAAGGCAACCATCCCAGAGGGCATGGAGCTTGCCGAGGGCATGCAGCTTCACCTGAGTGATCCCAATGGGAACCCGGTTCCTGCCGTGGTTGCCCATATTGGCGAAGATGCCGTTAAGATGGACATCAACCACCCCCTTGCAGGCAAGACTATTGTTTTTGACATTGAAGTGGTTGAAACAGGCCTTGAGCCCGATGCCCCCCACCAATGTGGCTGTGGCACCCACGGCGACAAGGGCGGCTGCGGAAGCACCGGCGGATGCGGATGTGAAACCGGCGGCGGGTGTGACTGTTAG